TGGTGTTGTTAAGCTGATATTTGAAGCAAGTGTTAAGTTGCTTACGGCTGAATTAAATTATTTTGGCACTTAGATACATTTAAATTTATCTGCCATTTGTTACGTCATTGAACATTAACATGAAGGTCTGTTCGAAGTGTGAAGCTTGTTTCATATGCAAGTTAAATGCTAGTGAATTCTGCCACTGCAGCGAAAAAACCTACTTTGAGTCATCGTGGCGTTGAGgggcgaggttccaacaagttggaaattgtCGCTGCGACGCGCCCCTCAATCGCTCAGTTCCTTGCACGTGAACCAGCCTTGAGGTGGTCATTCAAAGTGACAATGGAGCGGTACAaaatgcagtcatctgcaaaaagtCTTATGCTTGATGATATGTCAGTATGCACATCACTGAGGTCGATTGCAAAAAGGGGCTTAAAGTGTTCCTGACGTAACATAAGTAAGTGATGATGGAGTGTTGTTGACAGCAGTGAACTGCTTGTGAAGGGTTACAAAGTTGCGGAGCTATGATATAGTGAATGAATGTAACTGGAGAGCAGGAAGTTTAGAGGATAGGCTACAATGAGCCACatgatcaaatgctttagaaaaaacaagaaagatgCAATCATGCAGATCTGCAGTAAATTCAACAAGTTGTATTTTGCATCAGAATTTATTTCTAAAACTGTGCTGATTAACAAAGAAAAAGTTATCAGAATTCAAATGACAGTAAATATTAGAGGCAGTTATGTATTTGACTAGCTTGTAGCATGTACAAGTTAATCAAACCGGACAATAATTATTAGGCAAGTGCCTGGACTCGGTTTTGTGAATTGGAATAACATTGAAAATCTTTAACTCAGCTGACAGATGTTCGGAAGATTACTTGCCCTCTTTAAAAAAGAGAGACAATACCAGGAACATATTCTTGTGCTTTCCTTGCTTTCAAAATCTGGTGGCCTCtttcatgtgactgcagcagtggcctagtggttgaacattcgcctcacatgtgggaggtgcggggttaaaTCCCCAGCGCCGCCAAGTACGCGCCGGTGATATGaggggtacaagctttcccgtggcctggtgctcggcttttttagGAATGAATTGCTTGAAAAGTGGGTCTTTTATCCTACTTTGAGTAAacgaaaaacaccttgtgctaaggcgctctttggccacaggtgccctttcaccataaaaattcatcatcatcatcatcatcatctctcaCGTTCCTCTCCTATTGTGTGTGTGAGGCTCGACAGTAGTAGGGAATATGCGTGTGCCTAACGGAGctgtgctgttcttttttttctcacaggCTCACACGTACATTGTTCTCGAACTGCTGACTGGTGGCGAGCTGCTGGAGAGGATACGTAGGCGGGCACGCTTCACGGAGAGTGAGGCATGCCGCATCTTCCGTCGTCTGGTCTCTGCCGTGCACTTCATGCACTCACGGGGTGTGGTGCACAGGGATCTCAAGCCAGAGGTGAGCTGCTGTGAAAAATCACTGAGCTTGGTGGTAGCAGTGTCATGTGGGGCTAAAGGCACACCAGCCGTCTGGCATAAAGATCTTGGAAGTGGTATATGAAGTGTTCAATGCTCACAGATGGCATTCTGCACTTCCAGATATTGGAAGGTCGCTCAGACGACACAAGCACAAGAGAGGACAGGATGACCACATCCCATGTCTTGTCTTGTGTTCTTGTCTTTTGCACAACCTTTTCCCACCGCGGTGGAAAACTCTGCAGCTGGGAAGCTGGCAGAGTACAGTCTACTACATTAGTGAATCAAATGATACGGCTTGCAGCCAGTGTATTTTCGAGCAGACTGTGTGGTGCTCTGATACAGTTGGTCAATGCATGGATGCTCTAGAAAATGCTGTGAGCAGCATGGAAAGAGATGGGACATAAATATGAAATAATGAGCATACTTTGTGCTACACTTTAGTGGCAGAAAGCCGCCAAATGGGTACAGGCAGTAtgattaaagggacactaaagcaCTTTCTGTGAAAATTGGGCTTGCAGCGGTGTCCTGCAGTTTTTCATACTGCATACTCGAATATTGAATCCAGGTTAGGCAAAAACAAGCGCGAATTGTCTTTTTTAGCAGAAGTATGCAGCCGGTGCCATGTGGAACACTATACCACTGACTGTGATTGGTCAAGAAGTCATGACAACAGAAACCAGAGAAACTGCTGATATGAAAACCAGAGAAACTGCTGATATGGAACCAACGCTGCGTTGAGTGCAGATTGCAGCTCTTTTTTTCGCTGACCTCCAAAGATAAGGATACCACAGTTCGTTCATTCTACATATCACCTCAAACCAAAAAAAATGCTACACTAGCTTTGATTTAATCACATTATCACACATTCACATCCAACTTTGTGGATATTACAGTGGTCACATAGAAAACTACGAGCATGCATAGTTTGAAAGAATCTGATATTTCTGGTGCGCACCTTGTGCGAAAACTCAAAAATTATAAAAGTGGGCAGACAATGTGACAATCTGATTCGATGATCGTGCTTAAGCAGTGGTGATCTTGCCTTAAAGCCTTTACGATTAAGGTTCTCCAAATGATGTGTTTGCTTCTCGGGCTTTTCCAATTTTGCCGTTTCCAAATGCCTGAACTTGCGTCAATTCAGTTCAAAAGATTTATGGTTTAAGGAGGTTTAATGTCGTAAAGCGACTGagattatgagggacgccgtagtgaaagtctcaagaaatttcgaccacgtggggttctttaacatgcactgacatcgcacagtacatggatctctagaatttcgcctccgtcgaaatttgactgccgcggccgggatcgagcccgcgtctttcgggtcagcagccgagtgccacaaccactgagctaccgtggcggCCTCAATTTAGTTCATAATTTCTTTTGCTGACCTATGTGCACTTGCTGTAATAATACATTCACCTTTCATTGGCTGGCTCACCTCGGCTAACCACAATGTTATTTGTGATTAATGTCTTACCTGAATGCTTGCCACTGTCATTTCTTTGAGATCAGGATTAGCCACCTCCACCCGTGTAAGCTGATGTAATTGcttacatccatccatccataagtCACTCAGTGGATGTTCTGACTTTGATTTTGACGGATGCTTTGTTTTGAGCCTAACCATCAAATGGTCTTTTTGGCGGAGGATTCGAGGGTGGGAGTGGGATGATGTGACtagtgggtggtgcttctggaggacTGTGCTGGCTTTTCCATTACATCTTTGAATTCGATTTTGCTGTCCGTTTTTCATTCTGGTGCTGCGTCGGATTTTTGTGGAAGGTGAAAGGAGGTGGGTTGATGGTGTTTTGCATTTCTAGAGGGTGGAGTTGGGTCGGCTAGTGGTGTGTGGTGCCTCTGGAGGGCGAGGGTGGGCAGAGGTGTGGTGGGGGGGTGTGAGTGGATCAAGGTTGGCAATGGGTAGGCAGCCCTCTAGATAGGGGGCTGTGGTGCAGAGGTGGCTGATGGCTCCTGCTTCTGACAGGTGGAACGTGGTGCCAGTAGGCTTCACCACCAACTGATGCCAGATTCCTGGCGGGCAGATCCCTGCCCGCCAGGATCTCTTTGCACAGTAAAGTAAGCAGTGTTTCGGTGTGGAGGACATGGCTAGAAAATAAGGCATACGGCAGTGCTGAGTAGAGTCCTGGGGCATTGAGCACTCCACCTTGCCTAAgtctctgtccatgtttctcTTACTTTGCAGAACCTGCTATTCACGGACAGCTCAGAAAATGCCACCATCAAAGTGGTGGACTTTGGCTTCGCACGTCTGAAGCCACAGGACAGTCAGCTCATGAAGACACCCTGCTTCACACTCAACTATGCTGCACCGGAGGTCCTCAGGCAGGCCAGCTCTGGCAGTGGTGCCACTGGCTACAGCGAGTCCTGTGACCTATGGAGCCTCGGTGTTATACTGGTATGATTACTGCGTTCTTtgaattataatttttttcttgtggctTTTTTACATCTTCAAGGGAGTCACTTCTAGGGCAGCGTTATTTATGTTTCAAAAGACATCCTTTTACTTTGATACTATGATAGTCACTGTGAAGCAGAACTGCCAAGAACATATGCCAGAAGGACTATGCTGGTCCCATAATCACTCAAGCAATGACGTTACTTTGTTTGGTCAAAGTTTTTATGTACCTTATGTATTTGCTCGACGTTTCAAAGCTCTGTTGTTTATGCTCTTAAAGGAGAACTATTTGCATTTTTACTATAGTCTTATGTGTTTTGGGCCAACAACCAAGTCACAGATGTTTCTGGAACATATTGAGCACTTTGCTTAACATTTTAACAGAAGTGACTCGCTGGAAATTTGTCATTTGCTATATCGGTTGCATATACGATGTCTTGTATACTGATTATACTTTGTGTTTCATGTCATACATTACTGTGGGATACGCATACTATGAAACAAGAAGTACTGGTTTCTTTGGTTGCATAAGGGGGTTGTCACTGGAATGCTCCTACTAGCTTTAAGTGGTGCATTTGTGCTGCTCCTCAGCTCAGGCAATGCATGGAGTGTTTACTTATAGGGAGCTAATGATTAAACTTCAACAATCAAACAGCTGTCTAGTGTGGCTTTTGCAGCCTCAGACAGAATGCTCATGGAACTCGCAGTCAAGTTCACTTTGCCGTTGCTAACTTCATTTCTTGTGTAAAAAAAGAAGTTGCTTGTCAGGCCTCCCAACATACCTTCCCCCCCTGATGAGTAGTCAGTCGTTCCTaactttgtctttttttctctcaaccTTGTGCAGTACACCATGCTGTCCGGCCGGGCCCCATTCCAGACGCCCAGCCGCAACGCCAGTGCAGCGGCGCTCATGCAGCGCATTCGTGAGGGCGAGTTCAGCTTCAGTGGTCCCCAGTGGGAACCCGTCTCTGATCAGGCCAAGGACATGATCCGAGGCTTGCTCACCGTCGAGGCGCAACGCCGCCTCACTATGGCCGAGCTTCGCTCGCACCCGTGGGTCCATACCCGGAGCAGCCACTGGTCGGCGTCCCTCATGACGCCCGATGTGCTCAGCTCGTCGTCCTCACCTCGCGCCGCCGAATCCGCCGTGCGTGCCACCTTCGACGCGTTCCACCTCGCCACTCGCGGTGGCTTCCGCCTGCTCGACGTCTCCGCCGCTCCCCTGGCCCAGCGCCGGAGGCTTAAGCGCAACTCTGCAGATGTTAGGAGCGACTCCTCGGTGTCGACGAGCAGCGGGAGCTCATTCACATCGACATCGTCCTCGTCGTCTTCCTCCTCGTCAGCTTCGCACAACTCTGCCGCGGCAGCCTCGACACGCTCGTTGGGCTTCGTGCCGGCGCGCGAAGACTCTGCGCGGGGCGCTGACAGCGTTTTTACATACCCGGAAACCAAAGTCGCAGCCTACCTCTCTACTCTTCCCGACGTCGTCGAGCGACATGAGGAGTCCGGAATCAGGGAAGACATCGAGACTATGACTGTGGACCTCGCAACGACTGCCTTGGCGACTACAGTAAAGCCTGTCAAGCCAGATGCCATTGCGTCACCCGCGATCGCCGCCGCAGCCGTTTTGCCGGAAAATACGTGGGACAGAGAAACCAAAGCCACTCCCTCCTTGTCATCACTGCCAACAATACCAGAGACAGCCGAGACACTCGAGGAAAGCCGAGCTGAAAGCACGACAAGCACCGAACAGGCGGCCTCTGCAGAGCAGGGAGGCCCCATGACACGTTCTCGCAGGAAGCGGCCCTCGCCGCAAGAGAATGCTGCAGTGATAACAAGTCTTTCGGATGACGGGTCTGACAAGAGCGAGCCGAACATGAAAAAGTCGAGGAGGCGATCGCCACAAAAATCGTCGCCCAAGTGCAACCGGAAACAACGGTAGCAGTAGCTTAGAAACGTAGAGAATTTGCTGTCATTCACACATTCACGGCATAGACGAAGGGGGGGCGTAGAATAGTAATTGCTTCGTCATTTCATATTGTAAATATTGGAATCATCATACAAATGTTTTAATAAGAAAGTGGGAACATTTACGCGAGTCTATAGGGTATTTATAACTAAGGCATTGATTTTGTTCTCTCTGATGATGACGTGAATGGTGTCAAACTCTCGTTTCAAAGTGCTTTTTTTATTAAGTTATTTCTCTACAATAACAGTAATGCACTTTCAATAGACGCTGGCACGTTTTGAGAAATTTTTCATGTGTAAAACCATATGTGAAGAAAGATTTCCAAGAAAGGCTTCGCATAGCTGAAATAAGTGTAGTGGAGCATTTGCAGCAGGATTGCAGAATGGTGGGATGGCTGCTTCAGAGCTGGCTGCTGCTGGAACGTGAGAGCACTTTTGGAGTGAATGGTCTGAGGATGGTTCTCAAAGTATGTTGTCAGTGACGGTGGTTGCCGAGTGGTTGTGCCAAGCAAGTCTTGTCAAGAAAGTGACTGATTTAGTGCTGTGCGCAGGTTTTCACTTCTTCTTTGGTGGCTACAACAAAAGTGATGGTTGTATCAATGGAAGGCTTTTCACATGAGAGATGTTTAAAAACTACACCTGTTAGTTTGGCAACTAACACTGCATTATAGAATGAACCAAATTAAGAGACATATTGCTTGCAGTGTATTCGGGTACTTATGTGACGTTTTTAGTGCAGGTGGTTTTTAAACATCCAGGCTCTGTAAAGGGTGGTAGGAATGATTTAGAATATTTATTGTAGCCATCTCTGCCTGCATCTATTTATTGTTGTGGCAGTTTTTGTGGGAAGTTGATTATTCAAGAAAGTAGCTGAGCATATTATCAATGTTATAGCTTGCATAATGGCTTTGTCCCATGAGCGGTAATGCATAAAACTGTTTCATTCCTTGTCATTGTTGCCATTATTCTACTTGTAGTTCATGTACAGTTCATCACTTAGTTGTGATCATCATAGCACCTTGTCATCTTGTTATGTAAATTGCTTGAAGCAATGAAAAGAGAGATTTTGGTTAACTATATCACAGCATTGATGAAGCAATAGCATGTGCTGCATAATTCCTCTGCATCATCAAAATAGTTGCTCGAATTTCAAGAAGTCACCTATCATTTAAACCATATCTCTGTTTCCTTGCTGTCTTTTTATCTTTCTTAGTGATGACGTGATAAGTGTTCTCTGTGGGCTTTGTGATTTGCTGTTGCTGGCTGTTTACACTAGAACACTTT
This region of Amblyomma americanum isolate KBUSLIRL-KWMA chromosome 5, ASM5285725v1, whole genome shotgun sequence genomic DNA includes:
- the LOC144133536 gene encoding ribosomal protein S6 kinase alpha-5-like isoform X3, which encodes MRFEGAPWSDRCSAGYVVRKEPVNLAGHGKVDMSNFELLRVLGTGAYGKVFLVRKVGGHDHGKLYAMKVLKKASIVQKQKTLEHTRTERQVLEAIRQSPFLVTLHYAFQTDAKLHLILDYVSGGELFTHLYQRDHFTESEVKIYIGEIVLALEHLHKLGIIYRDIKLENILLDSQGHIVLTDFGLSKEFLPHEKDQRTYSFCGTIEYMAPEVVRGGTTGHDFSVDWWSVGVLAYELLTGASPFTVEGERNNQAEISKRILKSQPPMPDTISGDIKDFIQKLLVKDPRKRLGGGIDDALELKRHRFFKGLNWEDLATKRIAAPFVPKIAGELDVSNFAEEFTSMVPADSPALAPMSDDKVFKGYSYVAPSVLFSDNILTDELIGCSNDSRPNMSQLLAAKFKNSAFFQNYDLITREGILGDGSYSVCRKCINKKTGLAYAVKIVSRRIDTTQEVQLLRMCQGHPNIVQFVEAFQDEAHTYIVLELLTGGELLERIRRRARFTESEACRIFRRLVSAVHFMHSRGVVHRDLKPENLLFTDSSENATIKVVDFGFARLKPQDSQLMKTPCFTLNYAAPEVLRQASSGSGATGYSESCDLWSLGVILYTMLSGRAPFQTPSRNASAAALMQRIREGEFSFSGPQWEPVSDQAKDMIRGLLTVEAQRRLTMAELRSHPWVHTRSSHWSASLMTPDVLSSSSSPRAAESAVRATFDAFHLATRGGFRLLDVSAAPLAQRRRLKRNSADVRSDSSVSTSSGSSFTSTSSSSSSSSSASHNSAAAASTRSLGFVPAREDSARGADSVFTYPETKVAAYLSTLPDVVERHEESGIREDIETMTVDLATTALATTVKPVKPDAIASPAIAAAAVLPENTWDRETKATPSLSSLPTIPETAETLEESRAESTTSTEQAASAEQGGPMTRSRRKRPSPQENAAVITSLSDDGSDKSEPNMKKSRRRSPQKSSPKCNRKQR
- the LOC144133536 gene encoding ribosomal protein S6 kinase alpha-5-like isoform X2, producing MGVFFSARKCCRRGNRDVKPLLPVNLAGHGKVDMSNFELLRVLGTGAYGKVFLVRKVGGHDHGKLYAMKVLKKASIVQKQKTLEHTRTERQVLEAIRQSPFLVTLHYAFQTDAKLHLILDYVSGGELFTHLYQRDHFTESEVKIYIGEIVLALEHLHKLGIIYRDIKLENILLDSQGHIVLTDFGLSKEFLPHEKDQRTYSFCGTIEYMAPEVVRGGTTGHDFSVDWWSVGVLAYELLTGASPFTVEGERNNQAEISKRILKSQPPMPDTISGDIKDFIQKLLVKDPRKRLGGGIDDALELKRHRFFKGLNWEDLATKRIAAPFVPKIAGELDVSNFAEEFTSMVPADSPALAPMSDDKVFKGYSYVAPSVLFSDNILTDELIGCSNDSRPNMSQLLAAKFKNSAFFQNYDLITREGILGDGSYSVCRKCINKKTGLAYAVKIVSRRIDTTQEVQLLRMCQGHPNIVQFVEAFQDEAHTYIVLELLTGGELLERIRRRARFTESEACRIFRRLVSAVHFMHSRGVVHRDLKPENLLFTDSSENATIKVVDFGFARLKPQDSQLMKTPCFTLNYAAPEVLRQASSGSGATGYSESCDLWSLGVILYTMLSGRAPFQTPSRNASAAALMQRIREGEFSFSGPQWEPVSDQAKDMIRGLLTVEAQRRLTMAELRSHPWVHTRSSHWSASLMTPDVLSSSSSPRAAESAVRATFDAFHLATRGGFRLLDVSAAPLAQRRRLKRNSADVRSDSSVSTSSGSSFTSTSSSSSSSSSASHNSAAAASTRSLGFVPAREDSARGADSVFTYPETKVAAYLSTLPDVVERHEESGIREDIETMTVDLATTALATTVKPVKPDAIASPAIAAAAVLPENTWDRETKATPSLSSLPTIPETAETLEESRAESTTSTEQAASAEQGGPMTRSRRKRPSPQENAAVITSLSDDGSDKSEPNMKKSRRRSPQKSSPKCNRKQR